TGTTAAAAGGTCGATAGCGCTTTATAACGGCAATATTTTTAGCTAAACTTTTACTCCTTATACCCATTCCCCCAGTATTAATCATTATTTGGTCTAAAGCTCCAGCTTCAACAACTTTTGTGTCACCTGTAATTATGCTCACTCCTGCTTTTTGAGAAGTTTTACGAATGCTTGCCAGAATAGTTTCGAAATCGGATAATGGAAAACCCTCTTCAATAACAAAAGCTGTCGATAGCGCAATTGGCTTTGCGCCTATTACAGCTAAATCGTTCACAGTACCTGCAACTGCTAAAGAGCCTATATCGCCGCCAGGATAGAAAATGGGCTTTACTACGTATGAATCTGTAGTAAGAGCAATATCTTTAATAACTCCTGAGTCGTCAAGCGCTTCTAGCGGTACGTCTATGTCAGCACTTTCGTTGCCTAAATATTTGAGTATGTAATCTTTTATCAGCGCATTCATAAGCTCGCCGCCAGCGCCGTGAGCCATTAATATTTTATCCATTTTTTTCCACCTTGCTTTTTTAGCATTTCAATAATTCAGTCATAATTTTAGAAACAGCTTTAGGAAAAGCTTTTTCTACGGCCTTGCTCAATCCTTCTTTTAAACCAGTCTCTTTTACTTCGATTCCATATATTACAATTTCAGGTATTTTCAACCCGAGCTTTTCACCGAGCTTTAAAGTGCTAGATAAATTGAAATTATGGATTGAGTAGCGTTGTGGCTCGTTCAACTCTTTTGGACTGAGCCTATAAATACTGCCTACTTTCCTTTTCCCTGTTTTAACAGCATCGATTATAACTACTTTGTCATAGTTTGAAATTCTACTCAGTAAATCTAGAGTTGTTGTGCACACTTCTTTAAACTCTATTTCGAACCCAGCCGTTTCTGATATTTTCGATTTTATTCTACGCGCTATCTCTATACCTACGCAATCGTCGCCTCGTATTGGATTGCCTATGCCTAGGAGTAAGAGTTTCACAAAAGAGCATATATTAAGCCAGCGATAAATATTTTTGCACTAGCCATATCTAAATCTAATATTACAATTTCCTTCTCTTGAAACCATGCAAGGCCCTACTGGCGTTGCTGGAGTACAGCTCTTGCCAAACAAAGGGCAGTCTTCAGAATCTAAAAGACCTCTTAAAATTTCGCCGCATTTACAGCCTTTAGGCTCTTTTGGTTCTATGCCTTCTAGCTCTTTAAGTTGCAACTCAAATTTTTTATGTGCGTCGTAGCGCTCAAATTCGGCTCTTAGCTTAAGACCTGAGTTAGGTATTAAAGGGAAGCCGCGCCATGCAACGTCGCAAGGCTCAAATACACTATTCATAATGCTTAGAGC
This is a stretch of genomic DNA from Candidatus Thermoplasmatota archaeon. It encodes these proteins:
- a CDS encoding hydrogenase maturation protease gives rise to the protein MKLLLLGIGNPIRGDDCVGIEIARRIKSKISETAGFEIEFKEVCTTTLDLLSRISNYDKVVIIDAVKTGKRKVGSIYRLSPKELNEPQRYSIHNFNLSSTLKLGEKLGLKIPEIVIYGIEVKETGLKEGLSKAVEKAFPKAVSKIMTELLKC